The following coding sequences lie in one Phragmites australis chromosome 8, lpPhrAust1.1, whole genome shotgun sequence genomic window:
- the LOC133926167 gene encoding protein DECREASED SIZE EXCLUSION LIMIT 1 isoform X2 yields the protein MSLVKSPSLIHAPQSGSSCSTNDGEPRRVMIEENTESHGVNSMEGPEEHEQGITSNGQNMMAIAGQESSQVELWDITSARRILCLPQTCSANTTDHPTKQRGLCMAVQAFIPCESAGYVNILSSYEDGSTLWWDVRKPGLPLSSVKYHSESALSITIDGLCNGGISGGADNKIIMFTLDHPKGKFALRKEIELERPGIADTAIRLDNKIAATAGWDHRIRVYNYNKGNALAVLKYHSDSCNGVTFSSDCKLMASCSADTTVALWELYPPKIPSKAGITTTDEFSC from the exons ATgtcactggtgaagtctcctTCTCTAATACATGCCCCACAATCTGGCTCAAGCTGCTCAACTAATGATGGAGAGCCACGAAGAGTAATGATTGAAGAAAATACAGAATCTCATGGTGTAAATTCTATGGAAGGACCCGAAGAACACGAGCAAG GCATTACCTCTAATGGACAAAATATGATGGCAATTGCTGGTCAAGAATCGTCCCAG GTTGAGCTTTGGGACATCACAAGTGCAAGAAGGATATTGTGCTTGCCCCAAACATGTAGTGCTAATACGACAGATCACCCTACTAAGCAAAGAG GACTATGTATGGCTGTGCAAGCTTTCATCCCCTGTGAATCTGCCGGCTACGTAAATATTTTGTCAAG TTATGAAGATGGAAGCACTCTTTGGTGGGATGTACGAAAGCCTGGGTTACCTTTGTCTTCAGTGAAATATCACTCAGAATCAG CTTTATCCATTACTATTGATGGGTTATGCAATGGTGGGATCTCAGGAGGCGCTGATAATAAAATAATCATGTTCACTCTCGATCATCCAAAG GGTAAATTTGCTCTTAGGAAAGAAATAGAACTTGAGCGACCGGGTATAGCTGACACAGCGATTCGGCTAGACAACAAGATTGCAGCAACCGCTGGTTGGGATCACAG GATTCGGGTGTATAACTACAACAAAGGAAATGCTCTAGCTGTGTTGAAATATCACAGTGATTCG TGTAATGGCGTGACTTTCTCGTCTGACTGCAAACTGATGGCTTCCTGCTCGGCGGATACTACGGTTGCATTATGGGAGCTCTATCCCCCTAAAATTCCAAGCAAAGCAGGCATCACAACGACGGATGAGTTCTCCTGTTAG
- the LOC133926167 gene encoding protein DECREASED SIZE EXCLUSION LIMIT 1 isoform X1: MANTERPRRRPPPDPVAVLRGHRAAVNDACFHPSLPLLFSGAADGELRAWDTTSHRTASSVWAHGGSAGVYSVSASAGLGNKIISQGRDGTCKCWVIEEAGLSRRPLFTVKTSTYHFCKMSLVKSPSLIHAPQSGSSCSTNDGEPRRVMIEENTESHGVNSMEGPEEHEQGITSNGQNMMAIAGQESSQVELWDITSARRILCLPQTCSANTTDHPTKQRGLCMAVQAFIPCESAGYVNILSSYEDGSTLWWDVRKPGLPLSSVKYHSESALSITIDGLCNGGISGGADNKIIMFTLDHPKGKFALRKEIELERPGIADTAIRLDNKIAATAGWDHRIRVYNYNKGNALAVLKYHSDSCNGVTFSSDCKLMASCSADTTVALWELYPPKIPSKAGITTTDEFSC; this comes from the exons ATGGCCAACACCGAgaggccgcgccgccgccctccgccgGACCCCGTTGCCGTGCTCCGCGGCCACCGCGCCGCCGTCAACGACGCCTGCTTCCATCCGTCCCTTCCGCTCCTCTTCTCCGG TGCGGCCGACGGGGAGCTCAGGGCGTGGGATACCACGAGCCACCGCACCGCCTCCTCGGTCTG GGCTCATGGCGGGTCGGCTGGGGTGTATTCGGTGTCTGCTAGTGCCGGACTTGGGAACAAGATCATCAG CCAGGGCAGGGATGGGACTTGCAAATGCTGGGTGATTGAAGAAGCAGGGCTGTCACG GAGGCCCCTATTTACAGTCAAAACAAGTACATACCATTTCTGCAAGATgtcactggtgaagtctcctTCTCTAATACATGCCCCACAATCTGGCTCAAGCTGCTCAACTAATGATGGAGAGCCACGAAGAGTAATGATTGAAGAAAATACAGAATCTCATGGTGTAAATTCTATGGAAGGACCCGAAGAACACGAGCAAG GCATTACCTCTAATGGACAAAATATGATGGCAATTGCTGGTCAAGAATCGTCCCAG GTTGAGCTTTGGGACATCACAAGTGCAAGAAGGATATTGTGCTTGCCCCAAACATGTAGTGCTAATACGACAGATCACCCTACTAAGCAAAGAG GACTATGTATGGCTGTGCAAGCTTTCATCCCCTGTGAATCTGCCGGCTACGTAAATATTTTGTCAAG TTATGAAGATGGAAGCACTCTTTGGTGGGATGTACGAAAGCCTGGGTTACCTTTGTCTTCAGTGAAATATCACTCAGAATCAG CTTTATCCATTACTATTGATGGGTTATGCAATGGTGGGATCTCAGGAGGCGCTGATAATAAAATAATCATGTTCACTCTCGATCATCCAAAG GGTAAATTTGCTCTTAGGAAAGAAATAGAACTTGAGCGACCGGGTATAGCTGACACAGCGATTCGGCTAGACAACAAGATTGCAGCAACCGCTGGTTGGGATCACAG GATTCGGGTGTATAACTACAACAAAGGAAATGCTCTAGCTGTGTTGAAATATCACAGTGATTCG TGTAATGGCGTGACTTTCTCGTCTGACTGCAAACTGATGGCTTCCTGCTCGGCGGATACTACGGTTGCATTATGGGAGCTCTATCCCCCTAAAATTCCAAGCAAAGCAGGCATCACAACGACGGATGAGTTCTCCTGTTAG